A part of Paenibacillus antri genomic DNA contains:
- a CDS encoding VanZ family protein has product MFYAIRIDKKVVWGLFGVYTAFLLYMMLLGFGRTLPGGQDLEYRWNLVPFDTIHRYVFHSNAFNTGTWAINLFGNVGVFIPYGLLLPALLKRCRSLLGMLAAFLSGLFVAELLQLVFRVGSFDVDDFILNSLGACCGYAAYAMWRRSRNR; this is encoded by the coding sequence ATGTTTTACGCGATACGAATCGACAAGAAGGTGGTATGGGGCCTATTCGGCGTTTATACTGCCTTTTTGCTATATATGATGCTTCTTGGATTCGGACGAACGCTGCCCGGAGGCCAGGATCTCGAGTACCGATGGAACCTCGTCCCGTTCGATACGATTCATCGGTACGTGTTTCACTCGAACGCGTTCAACACCGGGACGTGGGCGATCAATCTGTTCGGCAACGTCGGCGTCTTCATTCCTTACGGGCTGCTACTGCCTGCGCTGTTGAAGCGATGCCGGTCGCTGCTCGGCATGCTCGCGGCGTTCTTGTCCGGTCTGTTCGTGGCCGAGCTGCTTCAGCTCGTGTTTCGCGTCGGCAGCTTCGATGTGGACGACTTCATCTTGAACAGCTTGGGGGCTTGCTGCGGGTACGCCGCGTATGCGATGTGGCGCCGCAGCCGAAACCGGTGA